One Candidatus Poribacteria bacterium genomic region harbors:
- a CDS encoding tetratricopeptide repeat protein, translating into MMLQSNLNHLASNAASIPLNSYISPRNRNDVAVNDPKYISMFNKDNIGVNEASIYNYRGIDCCEKGKFDEGIEHFNTVIALVPKFAGAYYNRGTAYAQKGDFDNAITDYTKAIDLKSDYVAAYINRGNAYDKKGDFDKAIEDHTKAIHLNPDDANVYYNRGIAYADKGDFDAAIGDFTKVIHLNPNDTYAYCNRGTVYSRNDEFDLALEDFNTAIGLDPKFAAAYFQRGIAHDSKGESEKALEDYNTAIKLEPNFAPSYNLRGLYYSAKGEYKQAIKDFSRTIELKEDLSGIGALGFEIVVFAYMAYCVRGMIYHSKGEIDLAITDFTKAIELYPKFAEVYVRRGIELNPKLEEVYVSRGMAYTKKGEFERAIVDYAEAIALKPDDADAYYRRSKVWLHLGQPEKAKADMQTASKIGINSSTALDETLQNYDRAWKALGNL; encoded by the coding sequence ATGATGCTACAATCGAATCTAAATCACCTTGCCTCCAATGCTGCTTCAATCCCGCTTAATAGCTATATAAGCCCGCGTAATCGGAATGATGTTGCGGTGAATGACCCTAAATATATAAGCATGTTCAATAAAGATAATATTGGAGTGAATGAGGCTAGTATTTATAACTACCGTGGTATTGATTGCTGCGAAAAGGGCAAATTTGACGAAGGGATTGAACATTTTAACACGGTGATTGCACTGGTTCCGAAATTTGCTGGTGCCTATTACAATAGAGGCACTGCTTACGCCCAGAAAGGCGATTTTGATAACGCCATAACAGACTATACGAAAGCAATAGACCTCAAATCTGATTATGTCGCTGCTTATATCAATCGGGGAAATGCTTACGACAAGAAAGGCGATTTTGATAAGGCTATTGAAGACCATACCAAAGCGATACACCTCAACCCCGATGATGCCAATGTTTATTACAATAGGGGAATTGCTTACGCCGACAAAGGCGATTTTGATGCTGCTATAGGTGACTTTACTAAGGTGATACACCTCAACCCCAATGATACCTATGCCTATTGCAATAGAGGCACTGTTTACAGTAGGAACGACGAATTTGACCTTGCTCTTGAAGACTTTAACACGGCAATAGGTCTAGATCCAAAGTTTGCTGCTGCATACTTCCAGCGTGGAATCGCTCATGACAGTAAAGGTGAGAGTGAGAAAGCCCTTGAAGACTATAACACGGCTATAAAACTCGAACCCAATTTCGCCCCTAGTTACAATCTTCGCGGTTTATATTATTCTGCGAAAGGTGAGTACAAGCAAGCGATTAAGGACTTCAGTAGAACTATAGAATTGAAAGAAGACCTTAGTGGGATCGGTGCCTTGGGTTTTGAAATTGTTGTCTTTGCCTACATGGCCTATTGTGTCCGTGGGATGATTTACCATAGCAAAGGTGAAATTGACCTAGCTATTACTGATTTTACCAAGGCAATAGAACTATATCCAAAGTTTGCGGAGGTCTACGTCAGGCGCGGGATAGAACTAAATCCAAAATTGGAGGAGGTTTATGTCAGTCGTGGGATGGCTTATACGAAAAAAGGCGAGTTTGAACGTGCTATCGTGGACTATGCCGAAGCCATAGCACTCAAACCCGATGATGCCGATGCCTATTACAGACGTAGCAAGGTTTGGTTGCATCTCGGACAACCCGAAAAAGCGAAAGCAGATATGCAAACTGCCAGCAAAATAGGGATAAACAGCAGTACTGCCTTAGACGAAACATTACAAAACTACGATCGCGCGTGGAAAGCCCTCGGTAACCTATGA
- a CDS encoding type II toxin-antitoxin system death-on-curing family toxin, protein MRYLTTAEILEVVEGHVGTYHLLDESRLHYLVEAVKGKFGDTELYPTLFQKAAVYAHHIVTGHIFLDGNKRVGMHCAILFLEFNGCALRLDIEDSIIELGFKIADGTITDIEVIAAHIESWVL, encoded by the coding sequence ATGAGATATTTGACAACCGCGGAGATCCTGGAAGTTGTCGAGGGACATGTTGGGACCTACCACTTGCTGGATGAAAGTCGGTTACACTACTTGGTTGAAGCGGTTAAGGGGAAATTTGGTGATACAGAACTCTATCCAACTTTATTCCAGAAAGCCGCTGTATATGCCCACCATATCGTTACCGGACATATATTTCTCGACGGAAACAAGCGTGTCGGCATGCATTGTGCAATCTTGTTTTTGGAATTTAACGGTTGCGCCCTGCGTCTTGACATTGAGGATTCAATCATTGAGCTCGGTTTCAAAATTGCCGATGGCACCATCACGGATATTGAGGTCATCGCGGCCCACATAGAATCATGGGTTTTGTAA
- a CDS encoding 1-acyl-sn-glycerol-3-phosphate acyltransferase, with protein MLDFKPPKPNTALIQVAKGLVPLVNRLFLKGLTLDIDAESIARLKKVDGHPTVLAPNHAARADPAVMFLLSKRLSQQYYYMTARETYGTGKFGGLRGFLMQRFGAYSIVRGTADRNAFRTTRELLSERDSSLVIFAEGEISRQNDTVMRFERGIVQLCFWALDDMAKAEVDKPLYMVPIGIKYHYPRDMWDNIDAALTELERSILPPADRTPIERYERLRRIGVAIFKTLVAEYQYKVDETVPLDIHIQKMKEQILSHAEQIMGIHSDADVLTRVRALKNLVDAEVYKDIEQMTAYERKIHEELLQKFQRFYPDLERLINFIAISDGYVAEERSPERFLEVIVRLEREVFGTSKIRGPRVASVRVGEPKNLRDCYDTYKAQKRETVEQITLELETTVRTLVTGVS; from the coding sequence ATGTTAGATTTTAAACCTCCTAAGCCGAATACGGCTCTGATTCAGGTTGCGAAAGGACTTGTCCCGCTCGTCAACCGCTTATTTTTGAAGGGGTTAACGCTGGATATAGACGCAGAATCCATTGCTCGTCTAAAAAAAGTAGATGGACACCCTACTGTATTAGCCCCGAACCACGCGGCGCGCGCTGACCCTGCTGTTATGTTTCTTTTGTCCAAACGGCTCTCTCAGCAGTATTACTACATGACTGCCCGCGAGACCTATGGCACAGGGAAATTCGGGGGCTTACGCGGTTTTCTGATGCAACGATTCGGGGCGTATTCCATCGTGCGTGGCACTGCTGACCGGAACGCATTTCGCACAACACGGGAGCTCCTATCAGAACGCGATTCGTCCCTTGTTATTTTCGCCGAAGGCGAAATCTCACGGCAGAACGATACCGTCATGCGTTTTGAGAGAGGCATCGTTCAGCTCTGCTTCTGGGCTTTGGACGATATGGCGAAGGCGGAAGTTGACAAACCGCTGTATATGGTTCCGATCGGGATCAAATACCATTATCCACGGGACATGTGGGACAACATTGATGCCGCCCTCACGGAATTGGAGCGGAGCATTCTCCCCCCTGCGGATCGAACCCCGATTGAACGCTATGAACGGTTACGGCGTATCGGTGTGGCGATATTCAAAACGCTTGTAGCGGAATACCAATATAAAGTGGACGAGACCGTGCCGCTCGATATACACATCCAGAAGATGAAAGAACAGATCTTGTCCCATGCCGAACAGATCATGGGTATCCACTCCGATGCCGACGTTCTCACGAGAGTGCGGGCATTGAAAAATTTGGTCGATGCCGAGGTCTATAAGGACATCGAGCAGATGACGGCGTATGAGCGGAAGATACACGAAGAACTGCTCCAGAAATTCCAGCGATTCTATCCCGATCTGGAGCGGTTAATTAATTTTATAGCGATTTCAGATGGATATGTCGCAGAAGAACGCTCCCCTGAGCGATTTCTTGAAGTGATTGTGCGTCTGGAGAGAGAAGTCTTTGGCACGTCAAAAATCCGGGGACCGCGGGTCGCATCCGTCCGTGTCGGTGAACCCAAAAATCTCCGAGATTGTTACGATACCTACAAGGCACAGAAAAGAGAAACGGTGGAGCAGATAACCCTTGAACTTGAAACAACGGTTCGGACGTTGGTCACGGGTGTATCCTAA